The nucleotide window TAGTTTCAGTCCGGCAAATTACTAAAATTGATCCGTTAACAGCTTTAGGGAGAGTGGAATAAATGAGTGGTATTCAGTTACTTCAGGTTACGAAACAGTATAAAGAGGGAACCTCTACTATAACAGCTTTACAAGAAGCATCTTTACCTGTTAATCCAGGAGAGTTGGTGGCAATTGTCGGTCCTTCAGGCTCAGGTAAAAGCACTTTACTATCAATCATTGGTGCATTAATAAAGCCTACGTCTGGTAAGGTAATTGTAAATGGTCAGGACGCGGGAAAGTTAAATGCGAAACAATTAGCCGATTTTCGTTTAAATGAAATAGGTTTTATTCTACAATCATCTAACTTAATTCCATATTTATCTGTACTTGATCAGTTAATTTTAATTAAAAAGATGACAGGCAAGGTGAACAAAGAAGATCGTCAGTTTGCGATAAATTTACTGACAGAGCTTGGATTAGGCAATAAGCTCTCGAAAATGCCTAATGAATTATCTGGTGGTGAACGTCAACGCGTAGCCATTTCTCGTGCTTTATTCAATCAGCCTAGCGTTATCCTTGCAGATGAGCCGACAGCAAGTTTAGATTCTAAGCGCGCTCATGAAGTGGTGAAATTAATTGCGGATGAAGTAAAAAGGCGAAAAAAGGCAGCAATAATGGTCACGCACGATGAACGTATGTTAGCTTACTGCGACCGTGTCTATCACATGGAGGATGGGAAAATAATGTTAAAAGAGCTGCAAAGTTCCGCTAACTGACCTACTTACTAGCGGCTGATTTGAGAAGTCCAAGAGGATGATTTACAAATTAGACGAAAAATAGTATATTCGGTGCCTGACCCCTCAGCAATATAAAGCGTTATCCAAGTAGGGTCAGGCACTAAAAGTACATACATTCACTTGCTTAGTAGGAACTGAAGGAAAAGCGCAAACTCCTATTTCTTTCATTAGCAGGCTACTTGTTACCTCCACGAGACCAAATCACCACTGGAATAAGTAATAAGGACAAAATTCCGCCCCCTAATGATAATGTTGGAAAACTTGAACCAGCCACAATCATGCCTGACAGTACTCCACCAGCTGCTCCTGACAAGGCAATTAATACGTCGACTGTC belongs to Neobacillus sp. OS1-2 and includes:
- a CDS encoding ABC transporter ATP-binding protein, producing MSGIQLLQVTKQYKEGTSTITALQEASLPVNPGELVAIVGPSGSGKSTLLSIIGALIKPTSGKVIVNGQDAGKLNAKQLADFRLNEIGFILQSSNLIPYLSVLDQLILIKKMTGKVNKEDRQFAINLLTELGLGNKLSKMPNELSGGERQRVAISRALFNQPSVILADEPTASLDSKRAHEVVKLIADEVKRRKKAAIMVTHDERMLAYCDRVYHMEDGKIMLKELQSSAN